aaattctgtaaaattaaattaaattctgtaaaattaaaattaccagTACATTTTCCATTATTATTTTCCACAGTGTATTGAACTGTACTCAAATACTTAGATAAATATTGTATTgctacattaaatatatagttGAATTTGTATTTGGCCTTTTGCCCAGGATGGGGGCCTTTATCCAGATTGTTCAGTAAAAGACCCCTCTAGCTCCTattacatttactgtattttgaattatattgctccattaaaatgaaataaaaagcaatattttGATTGTCATACACAATGATAAGGGGAAAAAGATTCCTTAAGGGTGCTTTTAGCCCCATTGTACCCACATCTATTTGCTCTGTTAGGCAGTTGTGTTTTGCCATTTTGATTCCACACACTAATAGAAACACAATAACAACTCTTATACAAAGTCCAGCATACCGGtgcacaaaattattttttgtgttaATATAGGATCAATGTTTCTGTAACTTAATTGATGCTGTtacttaaagtaaaaaaaataaataaataaataaaaataaaataaaatgaagaagaagaagaagattaTCAAATGCAGATTTCCAGGTAAGTGAGTGGCATATTCAAGACGTTACTGTGAACGTTTGCCGCTTCTGAACGACGTTAAAATACGTTTAAGAACTCTTCCTGCTGTGACATGCGTgacaaatattttagcaaagATCAAAATACACACAGTCTGGGTTGACCGAGATGGAAAGCATGGGAATATACGTTCCTTCCTTCTGAACACATGAGTGTAGCTGCTGGAACAGGCCGCCTGTGTGGCGCTGTCCACCCGCGTGGTGCTGAAACGCTCGTTTCACTCTTGCTGCCTGTTGTCTCCCCCTGCTCATGGTTGGGTCCTTTGTTGCACGAGGATCATGCAGTCTTGTACGGATAAAGGGCATTTTACAGTAACTATATGagaatttatattatttcattgtttttaaaggcGTTAATTACAACTGAAATGTTAATACTTCTAAAAATGACAGCTGAtctgattaaaatgtaaaaatatgtgcCTCCAGCAGTAACTTCCACACACACTGCAATGCATGCACCGCTCAAAAGATACAGGTCTGGCTGCGCTTCTCTCTTTCGCCACATGACGGCACACGTTCATATTCTTTCTGTTTAAGATAACTGAAGCTATATCTAAATGAAGtggatacaaacacacacacacacacacacacacacacacacacacaagcgcatagagaataataataatcataataaataacaacaataataattgcatattattattataattattatttcatattattattattattattattattattattacatttaaatttctcTTTTCTTGATGTGTAGTGGCTCCTCTGCCTCGTACTAcccctttaagatatttaaataacTGGATTGGTTCAAGAGAAATGCACAGTCAACCAATGAGGTTCAGACGTGGACAAAGAGATCCACTCCCTCCCACGGCTGTGGCATCTTTCTGAGCTTGAGCACAGAGAACGCATGAATTACTCGTTTTTATCAAAAGGACCTCTTACACTAAATAGGAATATGCCATCAATATATTGTTTGGGATTATGTAActgttgtgaatattttgaaaccTTAAGAAAACTTGGATAAATCGTCAAAAGCTTGGAGCCGGAGATGATGGaatctcttttctttttgaGGAGAATTTGGTGGTGCTGTGTCTTTATTCTTCCTTGGAGTACAATAGAGGCGCAGATTCGATACACAATTCCAGAAGAGCTAAGAGAAGGATCTGTGGTTGGAAATATCGCTAAAGATCTAGGTTTGGACGGGTCTAAGATTATAGATCGTAAACTACAAATAGCATCTGAGACTGGTAAGCAGTATTTCGCTGTGAATGTGGAAAAGggtgatcttattgtgaatgagaGAATTGATAGAGAGGGTTTATGTGGATACAATGTCCCGTGTGTTTTGCCTCTTCAAGCCGTTTTAGAAAATCCTCTGCAGATGCATCGAGTTGAGATTGAAGTACAAGATATTAATGACAACACGCCGAATTTTAAATCTAATGAGCGTATATTGAACATTCCAGAATCTATTAATTCAGGAGCAAAATTCCTTTTAGAGAGCGCTATTGACTCAGATGTACAGTCAAATTCTTTAAAATCATACAGTCTGAGCATAAAtgataattttgttttaaacgTAAAAACTCAAGATGCTGTCAAAATCCCAGAACTAGTACTCAAGCAACCTCTTGACCGAGAAAAACAGGCTGTCCATAAGCTAATATTAACGGCAGCTGACGGAGGGAATCCAGTGCGCACGGGCACATGCGAGATCACTGTTGTAGTTTTGGATAACAATGACAATGCTCCCGAATTTGAAAAGCCTTTCTATGAGACTGTTGTTGATGAAAACGAATCAAGCcataaagaaattttaaaagtCAAGGCTATAGATTTAGATGAAGGGTTAAATGGAGAGattgaatatttttttgcagACCAAACACTAGATACAGCATTGTTTAATATTAACCAACAAACTGGTGTCATAACAGTTAGAGGACAACTGGACCATGAAAAAGCAAGCTTACATAAATTTGATATAGTTGCAAAGGACAAAGGGAATCCTCAAATGGAGGGTCACTGCAGTGTAAAGATTAAGGTTAATGATGTAAATGACAACGCACCTGACATAATCATAACTTCTCTCTCAAGTCCAATTCCTGAGAACTCCTCAAATGGCACAGTCGTTTCATTAATTAGTACAAAAGATGCAGATTTAGGAGAGAACGGGAAAGTGAAACTTGCGTTGGCTCCTGGGACACCGTTTAGATTGAGCCCTACAGTTTCCAATCATTACGCGCTAGTTACTAACGGTCCTCTAGATAGAGAAACTTATTCTGAATATAAAATTGAATTAAACGCTGTTGATGCTGGTTCGCCACCGCTGTCTAGTGGGAAAACAGTCACAATCGGCATTTCAGACGTAAATGACAACCCACCAATGTTCTCTGAGAAGTCTTATACGGTTTACGCTAAAGAAAACAGCGCTCATGACTCAATATTGTGCTCAGTATCCGCGCATGACCCAGACTTGGGCGAAAATGCTAAAATCTCCTATTCCATTTTGGACTCTAAAGTTCAAGACGTGCCTGTATCTTCTTATATTTACATAAACGCAGAAAACGGCAGCATATTTAGCATGCAGTCATTTGACTATGAGAAAATCAAAGTGTTTCAGATCCTCGTTCAAGCTAAAGATCATGGCTCTCCATCTCTGAGCAGCAACGCCACTGTTCACGTGTTTATTCTGGACCGGAACGATAACGCACCTGCTGTCATTTACCCGTCCACATCCATGGGGTCTGTCCCTCATCAGAGGATGCCCCGTTCTGCTAAAGCAGGACATCTCGTTACTAAGGTAACAGCAGTGGACGCGGACTCGGGTCATAACGCCTGGCTCTTCTACAGGCTCGCGGAGGCCACGGACGCGTCACTGTTCAGTGTGAATTTGCATACGGGAGAGGTGAGGACTAAACGCGCTGTTTCAGAGCAGGATGACTCCTCTCAGAGACTGATGATAGAGATAAAGGATAATGGAGAACCGATCCAGTCCACCACAGTCACAGTGGATATATTGATAGAGGACGGGTTTCATGAGCCCATCTCAGACTATCGTGAGAAAACTATCGAGCCCAACAAGAAAAGCGGTAAAATTACTTTATATCTGATCATCTCTTTGGCTTCTGTGTCCTTGTTGTGTCTGATGACGTTTTTCATCTTATTGGTGAAATGTGCGCGAGGCAGTAGAGGCGGCTCAAGCTGCTGTATCAGGAGAACTGATTCTGAATACAAGAACCCCAACAGAAACCTGCAGATCCAGCTCAACACTGACGGGCCCATTAAGTATGTGGAGGTTCTGGGAGGAGACATGATGTCTCAGAGTCAGTCCTTTGGCTCCTATCTCTCTCCAATGTCAGAATTCAGTGATCTCACCCTCGTTAAGCCCAGCAGCACCACAAACTTTACAGACACTCTAAACGTGCTTGATGCGTCATTACCAGACAGCGCGTGGACGTTCGAGAGCCAACAGGTGAGCGCATGAAATTttgtacattatatttttaatataatgttatatatgaATATTGTGTATTGTATGGCGTTAATTCATTATGTAAAAACACGAATTATTCTAAACACTTTTATAATCAAAAAGTAACGCTTTATTTGGACCATAACTATAGACTATAGCTTTGTAAAATTGTTATGATTATAGGAGTTGGTTTTACTTTCATACTGATCTCAACTCTTGTGGATACGAGTGTTTTCTGCAACATCTCCTTTAATAGTAGGGTAAGATGGCCCAATGGGGCAAGATGACCCACACcctattttttcttttgaccATAAATGGCACTAAATCTCATCTCAACACATTTAATAAATGGCTACGCTCTTCTTGATTTCGTCGTTTCATCTGAATATCCACATTTGTGAGATTTAGTCAGTCGAAACAGTTTTGAGGTAAACTAATTTTGTGTCTCTGGAAAATAGTGATGATCTGTATTATGTTGAATATCAAAGTCTTGGTGTCTATTTGTTAATGAGGGCTTTGCAGGCACATTAATGCTTTCTAGATTTTTGAAATTGTCACAGAAGGCCCAGTTGCCCTGTGTAAGGGGCCAACTTACCCCATAGTGGGGtgaataatttcataatttgtgCTAATGACAACTAAGTAATCAAATGTTTCCATTCATTTCCCTTAATAACCCATTGGCTGATGTGTCATAATCCTGCATGCTAAACCTGTATCTAAACATGTTACAATTGAAGAGTAATTGCACATTgttctattaaataaataaataaatctaatatctaaatattctaattatatgtaaTTGCTTTTGAAACAAGTAAATGGAAATAGAATTGTCGTTTAAATGAAAAGTGAGCTATAAAAGAACTCTATCTTGTCTGTATGGGTGTTGCGCGTTGCTCTGCCTCTTTAAGACTGATTCGTTTTGTGACTGGTGAGCGCTCATCCAATAGTGGGACCGCACTGCACAAAGGGATCTACTCCCTCCCCCTGACATAATGCTGAAACCATTACGCACAGACCTGAGACAAAATGCACTGCACTCGCTGCAATGTATTTAACAACGGAATATAACCAGGAGTTCTATACATTTTAGAATGTCACATTATTTTTGTGACAGCTTACACGCGTAAGATGTATGTCAGGATACTGGTATCAACGATCATTTATCGTGTTTGGAAATGAGGACTCAAATACAAAGGAGAATTTTGCTCTGGCGGGCGCTGTGGCTGTTGTGTTTCGCTGATTTGTGGAGCGATACAGACGCGCAGCTTCGTTATACAATACCCGAGGAGCTGAAGGAGGGATCTATTGTTGGAAATGTAGCTAAAGATCTCGGTTTGGATGTATCTGAAATATCTAATCGTAAATTACGGATAGCATCTGAGTCTGGTAAGCAATATTTCAGTCTGAATTTGCGGAATGGCGAGctgcttgtcaatgaagtaatAGACAGAGAAACCCTGTGCGGACAAAGCGCGAGCTGTATGTTGCCATTACAAGTCATTATCGAGGATCCACTCCAGTTTTATCGTGTCGAGGTGGACATTCAAGATATTAACGACAACTCTCCAATATTCCTGtcggaaataaacacaattgagGTGCCAGAGTCAACGTTAACTGGAGCGAGGTTTCGTTTGGAACCTGCTCAAGATCCTGACATTGGAACGAACTCCTTGCGCACATACGCGCTTAATAAAAACGAACATTTTGTTATGcacataaaaaacaataaagacGGAACAAAGGTCCCAGAAATAGTTTTAGAGAAATCTGTAGATAGAGAGAAACAATCTGTGCACCATCTGATTTTGACAGGTATTGATGGGGGTGATCCAGCGAGGTCAGGAACCACCCAGattactgtaaaaattattgATGCAAATGATAATGCTCCTATATTTGAACATGAATCATATGAGGTTAAAGTAATGGAGAGCACAGTTCCGGGTACAATGATACTTACTGTAAAAGCTATTGATTTGGATGATGGTATAAATGGTGAGGTTGAGTATTCCTTTGCGGCACATACACctgaaataattcaaaatgtgTTTGCTATTAATCATATGACAGGCGGATTAGTCGTTTCCAAGAATCTTGATTATGAAACCAGCACCTCATATAAATTTGACATGCGTGCTAGAGACAAAGGAGCACCTGTCATGGAGGGACATTGTCAAATCCAGGTGAATGTTTTAGATATAAATGATAATGCACCTGAGATCACCATCACCTCCTCACCCAAACCTGTGCGAGAAGATGCGCCCGCTGGGACTATGGTAGcgttaataaatgttaaagatTTGGATTCAGGCGTAAATGGAAACGCAACACTTAGCATGTCACCGGGCACCCCCTTTAAATTAAAGCCAACGTTTTCAAACCATTACGCACTAGTGACAGATTCACAATTAGATCGAGAAAAGTTCCCTAGATATGATATTGAGCTCAAAGCGTCAGACTCTGGATCACCTCCACTGCTATCTAGCAAACtcattacagtaaatatattagATGTCAATGATAATCCTCCTGTTTTCTCTGAACGCGTGTACTCGGTTTATATTAAAGAAAACAGCGCCCCGGGATCAATTTTAGCATCAGTCACAGCATCAGATCTAGATACAGGAGAAAATGCCAAAATTGTCTATTTAGTTCTCGATACTAATACTCGAGACGTATCTGTCTcttcatatgtatatataaactcAGAAAACGGTAGTATATTTAGCATGCATTCTTTTGACTATGAGAAAATGAAGGTCTTTCATATAATCGTGCTTGCCAAAGACCATGGCTCTCCATCTCTGAGCAGTAACGCAACAGTCCATGTGTTTATTCTGGACCAGAACGATAACGCACCTGCTGTCATTTACCCGTCCACATCCATGGGGTCTGTCTCTCATCAGAGGATGCCCCGTTCTGCTAAAGCAGGACATCTCGTTACTAAGGTAACAGCAGTGGACGCGGACTCGGGTCATAACGCCTGGCTCTTCTACAGGCTCGCGGAGGCCACGGACGCGTCACTGTTCAGTGTGAATTTACATACGGGAGAGGTGAGGACTAAACGCGCTGTTTCAGAGCAGGATGACTCCTCTCAGAGACTGATGATAGAGATAAAGGATAATGGAGAACCGATCCAGACCACCACAGTCACATTGGATATATTGATAGAGGACGGGTTTCATGAGCCCATCTCAGACTATCGTGAAAAAACTATCGAGCCCAACAAGAAAAGCGGTAAAATTACTTTATATCTGATCATCTCTTTGGCTTCTGTGTCCTTGTTGTGTCTGATGACGTTTTTCATCTTATTGGTGAAATGTGCGCGAGGCAGTAGAGGTGGCTCAAGCTGCTGTATCAGGAGAACTGATTCTGAATACAAGAACCCCAACAGAAACCTGCAGATCCAGCTCAACACTGACGGGCCCATTAAGTATGTGGAGGTTCTGGGAGGAGACATGATGTCTCAGAGTCAGTCCTTTGGCTCCTATCTCTCTCCAATGTCAGAATTCAGTGATCTCACCCTCGTTAAGCCCAGCAGCACCACAAACTTTACAGACACTCTAAACGTGCTTGATGCGTCATTACCAGACAGCGCGTGGACGTTCGAGAGCCAACAGGTGAGCGCGTGAAATTTTGtacattatattttgaatataatgtaatatattaatattgtatattatgTGGCGTTATTGATTTCATTATGTAAAAACACGAATTATTCTAAACACTTTTATAATCATAAAGTAACACTGTATTTGCACCAAAAGTATAGGCTATAGCTTTGTAGTTGTAATAGCTCTGATGAAAATTGTTATGATTATAGGAGTTGGTTTTACTTTCATACTGATCTCTTCTCTTATACTTGTGCATACGTGTGTTACATGTTTGAGCACCGACGTTTTCTGCAACATCTCCTTTAATAGTAGGGTAAGATGGCCCAATGGGGCAAGATGACCCACAccctatttttttctttttttttttctttttttcttttgaccaTAAATGGCACTAAATCTCATCTCAACACATTTAATAAATGGCTACGCTCTTCTTGATTTCGTCGTTTCATCTGAATATCCACATTTGTGAGATTTAGTCAGTCGAAACAGTTTTGAGGTAAACTAATTTTGTGTCTCTGGAAAATAGTGATGATCTGTATTATGTTGAATATCAAAGTCTTGGTGTCTATTTGTTAATGAGGGATTTGCAGGCACATTAATGCTTTCTAGATTTTTGAAATTGTCACAGAAGGCCCAGTTGCCCTATGTAGAGGGCCAACTTACCCCTAAGTGGGGtgaataatttcataatttgtgGTAATGACAACTAAATAATCAAATGTTTCCATTCATTTCCCTTAATAACCCATTGGCTGATGTGTCATAATTCTGCATGCTGAGCCTATATCTAAACATGTTACAATTTAAGAGTAATTGCAcattgttctttctttctttatttatttatttttaaatacagaattATGTTTTGCAATATATAATTTCTAAATATTCTTATTATCTGTAATTGCTTTTGAAACAAGTAAATGGAAATAGAATTGTCGTTTAAATGAAAAGTGAGCTATAAAAGAACTCTATCTTGTCTGTATGGGTGTTGCGCGTTGCTCTGCCTCTTTAAGACTGATTCGTTTTGTGACTGGTGAGCGCTCATCCAATAGTGGGACCGCACTGCACAAAGGGATCTACTCCCTCCCCCTGACATAATGCTGAAACCATTACGCACAGACCTGAGACAAAATGCACTGCACTCGCTGCAATGTATTTAACAACGGAATATAACCAGGAGTTCTATACATTTTAGAATGTCACATTATTTTTGTGACAGCTTACACGCGTAAGATGTATGTCGGGATACTGGTATCAACGATCATTTATCGTGTTTGGAAATGAGGACTCAAATACAAAGGAGAATTTTGCTCTGGCGGGCGCTGTGGCTGTTGTGTTTCGCTGATTTGTGGAGCGATACAGACGCGCAGCTTCGTTATACAATACCCGAGGAGCTGAAGGAGGGATCTATTGTTGGAAATGTAGCTAAAGATCTCGGTTTGGATGTATCTGAAATATCTAATCGTAAATTACGGATAGCATCTGAGTCTGGTAAGCAATATTTCAGTCTGAATTTGCGGAATGGCGAGctgcttgtcaatgaagtaatAGACAGAGAAACCCTGTGCGGACAAAGCGCGAGCTGTATGTTGCCATTACAAGTCATAATCGAGGATCCACTCCAGTTTTATCGTGTCGAGGTGGACATTCAAGATATAAACGACAACTCTCCAATATTCCTGTcggaaataaaaacaattaaggTGCCAGAGTCAACGTTAACTGGAGCGAGGTTTCGTTTGGAACCTGCTCAAGATCCTGACATTGGAACGAACTCCTTGCGCACATACGCgcttaataaaaatgaacattttgttatGCACATAAAAAATGATAAAGACGGAACAAAGGTCCCAGAAATAGTTTTAGAGAAATCTGTAGATAGAGAGAAACAATCTGTGCACCATCTGATTTTGACAGGTATTGATGGGGGTGATCCAGCGAGGTCAGGAACCATCCAGATTACTGTACAAATTATTGATGCAAATGATAATGCTCCTATATTTGAACACGAATTATATGAGGTTAAAGTAGTGGAGAGCACAATCCCGGGTACAATGATACTTACTGTAAAAGCTATTGACTTGGATGATGGTATAAACGGTGAGGTTGAGTATTCCTTTGCGGCACATACACctgaaataattcaaaatatgtttgATATTAATCATATGACAGGCGGATTAGTCGTTTCCAAGAATCTTGATTATGAAACCAGTACTTCATATAAAATTGACATAAGTGCTAGAGACAAAGGAGCACCTGTCATGGAGGGACATTGTCAAATCCAGGTGAATGTTTTAGATATAAATGATAATGCACCTGAGATCACCATCACGTCCTCACCCAAACCTGTGCGAGAAGATGCGCCCGCTGGGACTATGGTAGcgttaataaatgttaaagatTTGGATTCAGGCGTAAATGGAAACGTAACACTTAGCATGTCACCGGGCACCCCCTTTAAATTAAAGCCAACGTTTTCAAACCATTACGCACTAGTGACAGATTCACAATTAGATCGAGAAAAGTTCCCTAGATATGATATTGAGCTCAAAGCGTCAGACTCTGGATCACCTCCACTGCTATCTAGCAAACtcattacagtaaatatattagATGTCAATGATAATCCTCCTGTTTTCTCTGAACGCGTGTACTCGGTTTATATTAAAGAAAACAGCGCCCCGGGATCAATTTTAGCATCAGTCACAGCATCAGATCTAGATACAGGAGAAAATGCCAACATTGTCTATTCAGTTCTCGATACTAATACTCGAGACGTATCTGTCTcttcatatgtatatataaactcAGAAAACGGTAGTATATTTAGCATGCATTCTTTTGACTATGAGAAAATGAAGGTCTTTCATATAATCGTGCTTGCCAAAGATCATGGTTCTCCATCTCTGAGCAGTAACGCAACAGTTCATGTGTTTATTCTGGACCGGAACGATAACGCACCTGCTGTCATTTACCCGTCCACATCCATGGGGTCTGTCTCTCATCAGAGGATGCCCCGTTCTGCTAAAGCAGGACATCTCGTTACTAAGGTAACAGCAGTGGACGCGGACTCGGGTCATAACGCCTGGCTCTTCTACAGGCTCGCGGAGGCCACGGACGCGTCACTGTTCAGTGTGAATTTACATACGGGAGAGGTGAGGACTAAACGCGCTGTTTCAGAGCAGGATGACTCCTCTCAGAGACTGATGATAGAGATAAAGGATAATGGAGAACCGATCCAGTCCACCACAGTCACAGTGGATATACTGATAGAGGAAGGCGCCCATGAGCCCATCTCAGACTATAGTATGAAAACTTcagaaaacagcaacaacaagaAAAGCGGAAAAATCACTTTGTATTTGATCATCTCTTTGGGCACCGTGTCAGTTTTATCTGTGTTGACATTGTTCACGTTGATTGTAAAATGCGTTAGAAGCAGCATCGGAAACTCAAGCTGCTGTATCAGGAGAACTGATTCTGGATACAAGAACCCCAACAGAAACCTGCAGATCCAGCTCAACACTGACGGGCCCATTAAGTATGTGGAGGTTCTGGGAGGAGACATGATGTCTCAGAGTCAGTCCTTTGGCTCCTATCTCTCTCCAATGTCAGAATTCAGTGATCTCACCCTCGTTAAGCCCAGCAGCACCACAAACTTTACAGACACACTAAATGTGCTTGATGCGTCATTACCAGACAGCGCGTGGACGTTCGAGAGCCAACAGGTGAGCGCGTGAATTTTTGTATAgattctgaatatatatatatatattattcatgtatttgtttgttttagattACTGAAGTTGTGGTTAGAGTAATACTTTAAAGAGATATTCCTTTTACATATTTGAGCGTCCATTTTCTGCAGCATCTCCTTAAAGAGTACTATATTTAAGAATACTGATTTTACAATATGCCCTTTCTAAATGTATCgttttttaaatgagtaaataggGTGGGGGTTGGGGGTCGTCATTTCAATGTAAAGTGAGCTATAAAAGAGCTGTATGTTGTCTGTATGGGTGTTGCGCGTGGCTTTGCTCTGCCTCTTTAAGACTGATTTGTGTTGTGACTGGTGAGCGCTCATCCAATAGTGGGACCGCACTGCACAAAGGGATCTACTCCCTCCCCTTGACATAATGCTGAAACCATTACGCACAGACCTGAGACAAAATGCACTGCAATCGCTGCAATGTATTTAACAACGGAATATAACCCGGAGttctatacattttaaaatgtcacgTTATTTTTGTGACGGCTTACACGCGTAAGATGTATGTCAGGATACTGGTATCAACGATCATATATCTTTTTTGGAAATGAGGACTCAAATACAAAGGAGAATTTTGTCCTGTCGGGTGCTGTGGCTGTTGTGTTTCGTTGATTTGTGGAGCGATACAGACGCACAGCTTCGTTATACAATACCCGAGGAGCTGAAGGAGGGATCTATTGTTGGAAATGTAGCTAAAGATCTCGGTTTGGATGTATCTGAAATATCTAATCGTAAATTACGGATAGCATCTGAGTCTGGTAAGCAATATTTCAGTCTGAATTTGCGGAATGGCGAGctgcttgtcaatgaagtaatAGACAGAGAAACCCTGTGCGGACAAAGCGCGAGCTGTATGTTGCCTTTACAAGTCATTATCGAGGATCCACTCCAGTTTTATCGTGTCGAATTTGATATCCAAGATATAAACGACAATTCTCCGAGTTTCCATTCAGACACAAAAATTATTGATGTATCAGAGGCCACGCTAACCGGAGCTAGATTTCATTTAGAACCTGCGCAAGACGCGGATGTTGGGTCAAATTCTTTGCACACGtatgctttaaataaaaatgaatattttgtcttacatgttaaaaatgacaaagacGGAACAAAAGTCCCAGAAATTGTTTTACAAAAAGCACTTGATAGAGAAAAACAGACTGTACACCATTTGATTTTGACGGGTATTGATGGAGGTGATCCAGCAAGATCTGGCACCTCTGAGATTACTGTTAGAGTGTTGGATGCGAATGACAATGCGCCTGTATTTGAACAAGATTTATATGAAATTAAAGTGATGGAGAACTCTGCTCCAGGTACGATCATTCAGATAGTAAAAGCAATTGACTTTGACGATGGTGTAAATAGTGAAATTGAGTATTCGTTAGGATCTGCCACACCAGAAGCAATAAAGCATTCCTTTTCCATTGATTCGGATACAGGCGAATTAACTATATCAAAGAGTCTTGACTATGAAATGAGCACCACATATAAATTTGACATACGCGCCAGAGACAAAGGAGCACCTGTCATGGAGGGACATTGTAGAGTCCAGGTGAATGTTTTAGATATAAATGATAATGCACCTGAGATCACCATCACGTCCTCACCCAAACCTGTGCGAGAAGATGCGCTCGCTGGGACTATGGTAGcgttaataaatgttaaagatTTGGATTCGGGGGTAAACGGGAACGTAACGCTCGGCATTTCACCTGATACTCCTTTTAAATTAAAGCCAACATTTTCAAACCATTACGCACTAGTGACAGATTCACAATTAGATCGAGAAAAGTTCCCTAGATATGATATTGAGCTCAAAGCGTCAGACTCTGGATCACCTCCACTGCTATCTAGCAAACTCATTACAGTTAATATACTAGATGTCAATGATAATCCTCCTGTTTTCTCTGAACGCGTGTACTCGGTTTATATTAAAGAAAACAGCGCCCCGGGATCAATTTTAGCATCAGTC
The DNA window shown above is from Ctenopharyngodon idella isolate HZGC_01 chromosome 10, HZGC01, whole genome shotgun sequence and carries:
- the LOC127521232 gene encoding protocadherin gamma-C5-like isoform X45, which gives rise to MRTQIQRRILLWRALWLLCFADLWSDTDAQLRYTIPEELKEGSIVGNVAKDLGLDVSEISNRKLRIASESGKQYFSLNLRNGELLVNEVIDRETLCGQSASCMLPLQVIIEDPLQFYRVEVDIQDINDNSPIFLSEINTIEVPESTLTGARFRLEPAQDPDIGTNSLRTYALNKNEHFVMHIKNNKDGTKVPEIVLEKSVDREKQSVHHLILTGIDGGDPARSGTTQITVKIIDANDNAPIFEHESYEVKVMESTVPGTMILTVKAIDLDDGINGEVEYSFAAHTPEIIQNVFAINHMTGGLVVSKNLDYETSTSYKFDMRARDKGAPVMEGHCQIQVNVLDINDNAPEITITSSPKPVREDAPAGTMVALINVKDLDSGVNGNATLSMSPGTPFKLKPTFSNHYALVTDSQLDREKFPRYDIELKASDSGSPPLLSSKLITVNILDVNDNPPVFSERVYSVYIKENSAPGSILASVTASDLDTGENAKIVYLVLDTNTRDVSVSSYVYINSENGSIFSMHSFDYEKMKVFHIIVLAKDHGSPSLSSNATVHVFILDQNDNAPAVIYPSTSMGSVSHQRMPRSAKAGHLVTKVTAVDADSGHNAWLFYRLAEATDASLFSVNLHTGEVRTKRAVSEQDDSSQRLMIEIKDNGEPIQTTTVTLDILIEDGFHEPISDYREKTIEPNKKSGKITLYLIISLASVSLLCLMTFFILLVKCARGSRGGSSCCIRRTDSEYKNPNRNLQIQLNTDGPIKYVEVLGGDMMSQSQSFGSYLSPMSEFSDLTLVKPSSTTNFTDTLNVLDASLPDSAWTFESQQQKPPNSDWRFPPNQRPGPSGAGVRPDEAGAGAGVIAGTGPWPNPPTEAEQLQALMAAANEVSEATATLGPRYNPQYGPDYRQNVYIPGSTATLTANPQQQVPQQALPPPQALPPAEVPKAAQTPASKKKPTKKDKK
- the LOC127521232 gene encoding protocadherin gamma-C5-like isoform X27, whose protein sequence is MRTQIQRRILLWRALWLLCFADLWSDTDAQLRYTIPEELKEGSIVGNVAKDLGLDVSEISNRKLRIASESGKQYFSLNLRNGELLVNEVIDRETLCGQSASCMLPLQVIIEDPLQFYRVEVDIQDINDNSPIFLSEINTIEVPESTLTGARFRLEPAQDPDIGTNSLRTYALNKNEHFVMHIKNNKDGTKVPEIVLEKSVDREKQSVHHLILTGIDGGDPARSGTTQITVKIIDANDNAPIFEHESYEVKVMESTVPGTMILTVKAIDLDDGINGEVEYSFAAHTPEIIQNVFAINHMTGGLVVSKNLDYETSTSYKFDMRARDKGAPVMEGHCQIQVNVLDINDNAPEITITSSPKPVREDAPAGTMVALINVKDLDSGVNGNATLSMSPGTPFKLKPTFSNHYALVTDSQLDREKFPRYDIELKASDSGSPPLLSSKLITVNILDVNDNPPVFSERVYSVYIKENSAPGSILASVTASDLDTGENAKIVYLVLDTNTRDVSVSSYVYINSENGSIFSMHSFDYEKMKVFHIIVLAKDHGSPSLSSNATVHVFILDQNDNAPAVIYPSTSMGSVSHQRMPRSAKAGHLVTKVTAVDADSGHNAWLFYRLAEATDASLFSVNLHTGEVRTKRAVSEQDDSSQRLMIEIKDNGEPIQTTTVTLDILIEDGFHEPISDYREKTIEPNKKSGKITLYLIISLASVSLLCLMTFFILLVKCARGSRGGSSCCFRRTDSEYKNPNRNLQIQLNTDGPIKYVEVLGGDMMSQSQSFGSYLSPMSEFSDLTLVKPSSTTNFTDTLNVLDASLPDSAWTFESQQQKPPNSDWRFPPNQRPGPSGTHRFHTLQQRWTPYEKSRAGVRPDEAGAGAGVIAGTGPWPNPPTEAEQLQALMAAANEVSEATATLGPRYNPQYGPDYRQNVYIPGSTATLTANPQQQVPQQALPPPQALPPAEVPKAAQTPASKKKPTKKDKK